The Persicobacter psychrovividus genomic sequence TTGAAAAAATTAGTCATAACTATATAATTCGTAAAAATAATACTCTAAAGTAGCCGTTAAGGCACGATTCTGAGGGAAACAATCCTAAAAATAGGGGGCAAAAAAAATTCACCCCACTTATTTTCCCCTGCTTTATTGATGATCCCCCTTTTTATCTATTGACAATAAGGACTACCCAATATTGTTGAGGGGGTGTTAAGGACCATGATTTACATGATTAAAAGGATTACCATGATTTCTTATTTTACTGAACATATTGACTTATGAGTAGCATTAGGATAGATCTCAGTAAAAAAAATCTGTGGAAATCAGTGTAATCTGTGGGTAAATAATAACCCCTATACATTTTTTATTCAGTGCTTAAACATTTGTAGAAATGAAAAAAGGGAATGAAAAGCATCAACCTTCCATTCCCCCAGAGGAAATTAACTCAACGCAGGAGCTCGAGCGCAACTCTACAGTATGGTAAAGAGCTACACACAAGGTCGCATTTGAGTGTTTTCTATTTTATCCTTAATTCTGCGGTCTGAATATTTACACCAAGTTCTTCTGAGCGTTTTACTGGTGCTGCCTCAGCAATACTGACCGTTAATTTTCCTTTTGGATGAGTCAACTTACCTTTGGTATCATAGATTGAGCGCATTTCTGGCGTCAATTCAAAAGATACTGTTGTAGATTCACCCGCATTCAAATGCACACGCTTAAATCCTTTCAAAGACATATTCGGTGTCTCAAATTTGGTTTCATAACCTGAAATATACATTTGAATAACCTGGTCGGAAGCAGTTTTTGAAGTATTCGTGACTTTCGCCGAACATACAACCGTTTCACTTTTAGAAACCTTATTTTTGGACAGTTCTACCGCTCCAACCTCAAATTGACCATAGGTCAATCCATATCCAAAAGGATACAAAGGATCAGCGTCCATATAACGATAGGTGCGTCCTGCCATGCTATAATCGCCAAAATCAGGCAATTGATCCATCGATTTTGGGAAAGTAATTGGCAGTTTACCCGATGGACTAACTTTTCCGAAAAGGATATCGCCCACCGCACGGCCTCCTGCTTGCCCAGGGTACCAGGCAAAGACAATAGCATCAGCAATTTCTTCCAGTTCAGGCATTACAAAAGGACTACCGCCAGTCAATACGACAATCAATGGATTATTTCCTTGACTTTTGATTTTCTTTAGATAATCTAATTGGTGTTGAGGCAAACTTAAATCCAATCGGTCACCTTTAGTTGGTGAGGCAATCGCTTCACCTTCTTCACCTTCCAAAGCCGAAGAAATGCCCATCACGGCAATACAAGCGTCGGCCGCACTGGCTTCACCTGTTGACCAATCCACCGGATTGACATTTGGGCGATCCATCAAAACTCCTTGTTTGTAATTAATGGTCGTACCGGCAGATACATCCGCAACGATACCATCCAAAATATTGGTAGTACGTGGTGGCAAACCAAAATAATTTCCTAATAGAACCTCTGAAGAGGTGGCGTTTGGCCCAACCACATAAAGGTTTTTGATCTCAGGATTCAATGGCAAAACATTGTTTTTATTTTTCAAAAGCACCACTGAAGCTGCCGCAACCTCATAAGCAAGTTGGTCATTTTCCTTGGTAGCTACATCTGCTTCGGAAACGTTGTTGTAGGGATTCAATTCTACTGGATCGAAGAAGCCCAATTTGAAACGTGTTTTGTACAAAGTCGCTAAACGCAAATCAACCATCCCTTCTGTTACCAACCCATCATTTACGGCTTTGACCAAAGCACTTTGATAGACCTTACCACAATTCAAGTCTGTTCCTGATTTCAATGCCCAAGCCGCTGCTTCTTCTGGGCTTTTCGCTACTTTATGATGCGCATAAAAATCCTCGATCGCACCACAGTCTGAGACCACATGCCCTTTGAACTTCCAACTATCACGCAAAATATCCTGAAGTAAAAAGTCACTGCCACAAGCAGGCTCACCATAAACTCGGTTATACGCACCCATCACTGATTCCACATTGGCTTCCATCACCAATGCTTTAAAAGCTGGCAAATAGGTCTCATACAAATCCTGTTTTGAGCAAACAGCATCAAACTCATGGCGTAATTCTTCCGGGCCTGAGTGCACTGCAAAGTGCTTTGCACAAGCAGCCACTTGCAAATATTGATCGTCATTCCCTTGCAATCCATTAACATAGCTAACCCCTATTTTACTGGTCAAAAATGGGTCTTCCCCATAAGTTTCTTGACCACGCCCCCAACGTGGATCTCTAAAAATGTTCACATTCGGTGTCCAAAAAGACAATCCCGCATATTGAGAATGGTTGCCCATTTGTTGAGCAATCAGATATTTGGCACGCGCCTCCTTTCCGACCACCTGACCAACTTTTTCAATCAATTCAGCATCAAAAGTAGCAGCCATACCAATCGCCTGCGGAAAAACGGTTGCTCGACCATTACGAGCCACGCCATGTAAACACTCATTCCACCAATTGTAGTCTGGAATGCCAAGCCTTTCAATAGCAGGAGACGCATTACCCAGTTGTGAAACCTTTTCTTCAAGACTCATTTGCTCTATCAGCATTTCCACCCTTGAATCAATAGGTAACAAGGGATTCAGCCATGGCCTTTCCTCTGTTTCTCCGGATTGTGCAATGGCAGAAAAGCACACAAATAAGCTTACTAAAAAAATATATACTGATCTCATATCGATTATAAAATAAAGTTAGGTGCTTCTTCCAAAGCAATTTTAAATCCTATAGCATTTTGTTCTTTGGTGATTTCTTCGGGCACAGTAATAATCAAATCATCCTTGGATTGAATCCATTTAAAATCAAGATCATTATGGCCCATTATTGTAACTTCGGCTATCGCATCGTTTACCAAATGGCTTTCCGTTCCAAAACCTCTTAGAGTAATGGTGCCTTGTTCGGCTTGTGGCTTTAACCAATAGGCATAAACATTCTGCCCGTTCTGAGTAAATCTGAAGTCCTGTGAAGTAAACCCTTTATCCTTGA encodes the following:
- a CDS encoding glycoside hydrolase family 3 C-terminal domain-containing protein gives rise to the protein MRSVYIFLVSLFVCFSAIAQSGETEERPWLNPLLPIDSRVEMLIEQMSLEEKVSQLGNASPAIERLGIPDYNWWNECLHGVARNGRATVFPQAIGMAATFDAELIEKVGQVVGKEARAKYLIAQQMGNHSQYAGLSFWTPNVNIFRDPRWGRGQETYGEDPFLTSKIGVSYVNGLQGNDDQYLQVAACAKHFAVHSGPEELRHEFDAVCSKQDLYETYLPAFKALVMEANVESVMGAYNRVYGEPACGSDFLLQDILRDSWKFKGHVVSDCGAIEDFYAHHKVAKSPEEAAAWALKSGTDLNCGKVYQSALVKAVNDGLVTEGMVDLRLATLYKTRFKLGFFDPVELNPYNNVSEADVATKENDQLAYEVAAASVVLLKNKNNVLPLNPEIKNLYVVGPNATSSEVLLGNYFGLPPRTTNILDGIVADVSAGTTINYKQGVLMDRPNVNPVDWSTGEASAADACIAVMGISSALEGEEGEAIASPTKGDRLDLSLPQHQLDYLKKIKSQGNNPLIVVLTGGSPFVMPELEEIADAIVFAWYPGQAGGRAVGDILFGKVSPSGKLPITFPKSMDQLPDFGDYSMAGRTYRYMDADPLYPFGYGLTYGQFEVGAVELSKNKVSKSETVVCSAKVTNTSKTASDQVIQMYISGYETKFETPNMSLKGFKRVHLNAGESTTVSFELTPEMRSIYDTKGKLTHPKGKLTVSIAEAAPVKRSEELGVNIQTAELRIK